Proteins encoded together in one Helicobacter pylori window:
- a CDS encoding type I restriction endonuclease subunit R: MKLLQKQGYEFKKIHKEQELKDNLKEQLEKLNNHHFTPKEWEILYSQFIANKNDDYKAKTRKIQEDPIFNLTLENGKTKNIKIIDKKNIHKNALQVIQQYSNKGGKYENRYDVSVLVNGLPLVHVELKRRGVAIREAFNQIKRYKRDSFSAEDGLFDFVQIFVISNGTSSKYYSNTTRIAQLEKNHKADTFEFTNYWADSKNRNIEDLMDFAKSFFAKRSLLNVLTRYCVFTSDEVLLVMRPYQIVATERILEKIKAAQNSKTYKKSQGYIWHTTGSGKTLTSFKSATLAKELESVSKVLFVVDRKDLDYQTMKEYDKFQKDCANSNTSTKILKEQLENPNAKIIITTIQKLDKFVKSHLKGHAIFNEEVVMIFDECHRSQLGSMHQAITKAFKKYHLFGFTGTPIFAQNCDKNNPLGTTEQKFGECLHQYTIIDAIRDKNVLPFRVEYHNTIKAKEGIIDNKVRAVDEKNALLDTRRIKEITKCILERFNQATKNKKFNSILACSGIEALKKYYRAFKEEKHDLKIATIFSYSANEELEALEDENNESANGLDKSSRDFLEGAIADYNGMFKTSFDTSDQKFQSYYKDLSQKVKDREIDLLMVVNMFLTGFDATRLNTLWMDKNLKYHGLIQAFSRANRILDSVKTHGNIVCFRDLEQDLNDALMLFGNKDARSIALLRKYEDYLKGYADNHKEYEGYERLIKRLLTEFPLKEPIISESQKKDFIKLFGKILKLENILNSFENFNKDDHINPRDFQDYQSKYLDFYDAMRSEKGRDKEEINDDLIFEIELIKQVEVNIDYILNLIEKYAKEPDLEIQGVKTKIEPILNSSIELRNKKDLIMGFIDKYNKDEEVHAYFQNYIHQKREEEFQNIIKENRLNEEKAYSFMQHAFSGGEINFSGTKFPEIIEEKPSRFGKNSHYQEVKEKVAASLSRFFHCFCDLTSAVFKKNGVKKDEVNEK; this comes from the coding sequence ATCAAGCTTTTACAAAAACAAGGCTATGAATTTAAAAAAATCCACAAAGAACAAGAATTAAAAGACAATTTAAAAGAGCAGTTAGAAAAGCTTAATAATCATCATTTCACGCCTAAGGAATGGGAGATTCTTTATTCTCAATTCATCGCTAATAAAAACGATGATTATAAGGCTAAAACGAGAAAAATCCAAGAAGATCCGATTTTTAATCTCACCCTTGAGAATGGAAAAACCAAAAACATTAAAATCATTGATAAGAAAAATATCCATAAAAACGCTCTGCAAGTGATTCAGCAATACAGCAATAAAGGGGGGAAATATGAGAACCGCTATGACGTGAGCGTCCTTGTGAATGGCTTGCCTTTAGTGCATGTGGAATTGAAAAGAAGAGGCGTGGCGATTAGAGAGGCGTTCAATCAAATCAAGCGCTATAAAAGGGATAGTTTTAGCGCAGAAGATGGGCTTTTTGATTTCGTGCAGATTTTTGTTATCAGTAACGGCACGAGCTCTAAATACTATTCAAACACCACAAGAATAGCCCAGCTGGAAAAAAACCATAAAGCCGATACTTTTGAATTCACGAATTATTGGGCGGACAGCAAGAATCGTAATATTGAGGATTTAATGGATTTTGCCAAGTCGTTTTTTGCAAAGCGCAGCCTTTTGAATGTTTTAACGCGCTATTGCGTTTTCACAAGCGATGAGGTTTTATTGGTGATGCGGCCTTATCAAATCGTGGCAACTGAAAGGATTTTAGAAAAAATCAAAGCCGCGCAAAATAGTAAAACTTATAAGAAAAGTCAAGGCTATATCTGGCACACGACAGGGAGCGGTAAAACCTTAACGAGCTTTAAAAGCGCAACGTTGGCTAAAGAATTAGAGAGCGTTTCAAAAGTTTTGTTTGTGGTGGACAGGAAGGATTTAGACTATCAAACCATGAAAGAATACGATAAATTCCAAAAAGATTGCGCCAATTCCAACACAAGCACCAAGATTTTAAAAGAACAGCTTGAAAACCCTAACGCTAAAATCATTATCACCACGATCCAAAAATTAGACAAATTCGTTAAATCCCACCTTAAAGGGCATGCGATCTTTAATGAAGAAGTTGTGATGATTTTTGATGAATGCCACAGGAGTCAGCTAGGTTCAATGCATCAAGCCATCACTAAAGCGTTTAAAAAATACCACCTTTTCGGGTTCACAGGCACGCCCATTTTTGCACAGAACTGCGATAAAAACAACCCTTTAGGCACGACAGAGCAGAAATTTGGGGAATGCCTCCACCAATACACCATTATTGATGCGATCAGGGATAAAAATGTTTTACCCTTTAGAGTGGAATACCACAACACCATTAAAGCTAAAGAGGGCATTATAGATAACAAGGTTAGAGCGGTTGATGAAAAAAACGCCCTTTTGGATACTAGGAGGATCAAAGAAATTACTAAATGCATTTTAGAGCGTTTCAATCAAGCCACTAAAAATAAAAAATTCAATTCCATTCTGGCATGCTCTGGTATAGAAGCGCTGAAAAAATACTACCGGGCTTTTAAAGAAGAAAAACACGACCTTAAAATCGCTACCATTTTTAGCTATAGCGCTAATGAAGAACTTGAAGCGCTAGAAGATGAAAACAATGAAAGCGCTAACGGGCTAGACAAAAGCTCAAGGGATTTTTTAGAGGGCGCGATTGCGGATTATAATGGAATGTTTAAAACTTCTTTTGACACTTCGGATCAAAAATTCCAAAGCTATTATAAGGATCTTTCTCAAAAAGTAAAGGATCGTGAAATCGATCTTTTAATGGTGGTTAATATGTTTTTGACCGGGTTTGACGCTACAAGGCTCAACACCCTTTGGATGGATAAAAACCTCAAATACCATGGGCTAATCCAGGCTTTCTCGCGCGCAAACCGCATTTTAGATAGCGTTAAAACGCATGGGAATATCGTGTGTTTTAGGGATTTGGAGCAGGATTTGAATGACGCGCTCATGCTTTTTGGCAACAAGGACGCTAGGTCTATTGCGCTATTAAGAAAATATGAAGATTATTTGAAAGGCTATGCGGATAATCATAAAGAATACGAGGGCTATGAGCGCCTGATCAAAAGGCTTTTGACCGAGTTTCCCCTAAAAGAGCCAATCATTTCAGAAAGCCAGAAAAAGGATTTCATCAAGCTTTTTGGCAAGATTTTGAAATTGGAAAATATTTTAAACAGCTTTGAAAATTTCAACAAAGACGATCACATCAACCCAAGGGATTTTCAAGACTATCAAAGCAAATACCTTGATTTTTACGATGCAATGAGATCAGAAAAAGGGAGGGATAAAGAAGAGATTAACGACGATTTGATTTTTGAAATTGAACTCATCAAGCAAGTGGAAGTCAATATTGACTACATTTTAAACTTGATTGAAAAATACGCTAAAGAGCCTGATCTAGAAATTCAAGGCGTTAAAACTAAAATAGAGCCGATCCTTAACTCCAGCATAGAATTAAGGAATAAAAAAGATTTGATCATGGGTTTCATTGACAAATACAACAAAGATGAAGAAGTCCATGCGTATTTTCAAAACTATATCCACCAAAAAAGAGAAGAGGAATTCCAAAATATCATAAAAGAAAACCGCTTGAATGAAGAAAAAGCCTATTCGTTCATGCAGCATGCCTTTAGTGGGGGTGAAATCAATTTCAGCGGGACAAAATTCCCTGAAATCATTGAAGAAAAACCCTCCAGATTTGGCAAAAATTCGCACTATCAAGAGGTGAAAGAAAAAGTCGCCGCAAGCCTTTCTCGTTTTTTCCACTGCTTTTGTGATCTCACTAGTGCTGTATTTAAGAAAAATGGGGTCAAAAAAGATGAGGTGAATGAAAAATAG
- a CDS encoding restriction endonuclease subunit S, producing the protein MHKIERLLHTLAPKGVEFRKLGEVCEILDNRRIPIAKNKRNPGIYPYYGANGIQDYIDSYIFDGDFVLVGEDGSVINKDNTPVVNWASGKIWVNNHAHVLQTKNELKLKFLYFYLQTIDVSYCVAGTPPKINQENLKKITIPIPPLEIQQEIVKVLDQFLALTTDLLAGIPAEIKARKKQYEYYREKLLTFKPLTPLNNKELA; encoded by the coding sequence ATGCATAAAATAGAGCGATTACTCCACACTTTAGCGCCTAAGGGGGTGGAGTTTAGGAAATTGGGGGAGGTGTGTGAAATTTTAGATAATCGGCGTATCCCAATTGCGAAAAATAAAAGAAATCCGGGAATTTATCCTTATTATGGAGCAAATGGAATTCAAGATTATATTGATAGCTATATTTTTGATGGGGATTTTGTGCTAGTTGGTGAAGATGGGAGCGTTATCAATAAGGATAATACTCCTGTTGTGAATTGGGCAAGCGGAAAAATATGGGTGAACAATCATGCTCATGTGCTTCAAACAAAAAATGAACTAAAATTAAAGTTTTTGTATTTTTATTTACAAACGATAGATGTTAGCTATTGTGTTGCTGGAACTCCGCCAAAAATCAACCAAGAAAATTTAAAAAAAATAACAATCCCCATCCCACCTCTAGAGATCCAACAAGAGATCGTTAAGGTTTTGGATCAATTTTTGGCTTTAACCACCGATTTATTAGCCGGTATCCCGGCTGAAATAAAAGCCAGGAAAAAGCAATACGAGTATTACCGAGAAAAATTACTGACTTTCAAACCCCTAACTCCACTAAATAACAAAGAGCTTGCGTAA
- a CDS encoding type I restriction-modification system subunit M: MENNPNNNQASLERNELHNTIWKVANELRGSVDGWDFKQYVLGILFYRYISENMTDYINKEERKRNPSFDYASLSDEEAERAREHLIEEKGFFIPPSALFCNVLKNAPNNEDLNVTLQNIFNEIEKSSLNTPSEENVKGLFADLDVNSNKLGSSHQNRVEKLTKILQAIGGMQLGDYQQSGIDVFGDAYEYLMAMYASNAGKSGGEFFTPQEVSELLAKIALHNQESVNKVYDPCCGSGSLLLQFSKVLGDKNVSKGYFGQEINLTTYNLCRINMFLHDINYSKFHIALGDTLLDPKHEDDEPFDAIVSNPPYSTKWVGDNNPILINDERFSKAGVLAPKNAADLAFTMHMLSYLSNSGTAAIVEFPGVLYRGGAEKKIREYLVKENFIDCVIALPENLFFGTNIATCILVLKKNKKDDTTLFIDASKEFLKEGKKNKLKERNREKILQTYIERKAIKHFAALANIEKIQENDYNLSVNRYVEQEDTKEIIDIKALNGEISQIVEKQSALRNRLDLIIKELEA; encoded by the coding sequence ATGGAAAACAACCCAAACAATAACCAAGCGTCATTAGAGCGCAACGAATTGCACAACACCATTTGGAAAGTGGCGAACGAATTGAGAGGCTCAGTGGATGGCTGGGATTTCAAGCAATACGTTTTAGGCATTCTTTTTTACCGCTACATTTCAGAAAACATGACTGATTACATCAATAAAGAAGAGCGAAAGCGCAATCCGAGTTTTGATTACGCTTCATTAAGCGATGAAGAGGCCGAGCGCGCAAGAGAACACCTTATTGAAGAAAAAGGCTTTTTCATCCCGCCAAGCGCTTTATTTTGTAACGTGCTAAAAAACGCGCCTAATAACGAAGATCTCAATGTAACCTTACAAAATATTTTTAACGAAATAGAAAAATCCAGCCTTAACACTCCATCAGAAGAAAACGTCAAAGGCTTGTTTGCGGATTTAGACGTCAATAGCAACAAGTTAGGGAGCTCTCATCAAAATAGGGTGGAAAAATTGACTAAAATCCTTCAAGCCATAGGGGGCATGCAATTAGGCGACTACCAACAAAGCGGGATCGATGTTTTTGGCGACGCTTATGAATATTTAATGGCGATGTATGCGAGCAACGCCGGCAAAAGCGGAGGGGAATTTTTCACCCCCCAAGAAGTGAGCGAACTGCTCGCTAAAATCGCCCTGCACAACCAAGAGAGTGTCAATAAAGTTTATGACCCATGCTGTGGGAGCGGGAGCTTACTCTTACAATTTTCTAAAGTGCTAGGCGATAAAAACGTCTCAAAAGGCTATTTTGGGCAAGAAATCAATTTGACCACTTACAACCTCTGCCGCATCAACATGTTTTTGCATGATATCAATTATTCTAAATTCCACATCGCGCTAGGGGACACGCTTTTAGACCCCAAGCATGAAGACGATGAGCCTTTTGATGCGATCGTTTCCAACCCTCCCTATTCCACTAAATGGGTGGGCGATAACAACCCTATTTTAATCAATGACGAGCGTTTTAGCAAAGCCGGCGTGCTAGCGCCCAAAAACGCCGCCGATCTCGCCTTCACCATGCACATGCTTTCTTATTTATCCAATAGCGGCACTGCTGCGATCGTGGAATTTCCCGGGGTGCTTTATAGAGGCGGTGCCGAAAAGAAAATCAGAGAGTATTTAGTGAAAGAGAATTTCATTGACTGCGTGATCGCTTTACCTGAAAACCTCTTTTTTGGAACGAATATCGCCACTTGCATTTTAGTGCTTAAGAAAAACAAAAAAGACGACACCACGCTTTTTATTGATGCGAGTAAGGAATTCCTCAAAGAGGGTAAGAAAAACAAACTCAAAGAGCGCAACCGAGAAAAGATTTTGCAAACCTATATTGAAAGGAAAGCGATCAAGCATTTTGCGGCTCTAGCCAATATAGAGAAAATCCAAGAAAACGATTACAACCTTTCGGTGAACCGCTATGTGGAGCAAGAAGACACGAAAGAAATCATTGACATCAAGGCGCTTAATGGTGAAATTTCTCAAATCGTGGAAAAACAGAGCGCTTTAAGGAACCGCCTTGATCTTATTATTAAAGAGCTAGAAGCTTAA
- the tnpA gene encoding IS200/IS605 family transposase — translation MCFLMHVHLVFVTKYRRSAFNKEVIDFLGSVFAKVCKDFESELVEFDGGSDHVHLLINYPPKVSVSKLVNSLKGVSSRLTRQHHFKSVEASLWGKHLWSPSYFAGSCGGVPLEMIKQYIQEQETPH, via the coding sequence TTGTGTTTTTTAATGCATGTGCATTTGGTATTTGTTACTAAATACAGGCGTTCAGCGTTCAATAAGGAAGTGATAGATTTTTTAGGATCGGTGTTTGCCAAAGTGTGTAAGGACTTTGAGAGCGAATTGGTAGAATTTGATGGGGGGAGCGATCATGTGCATTTGCTTATCAACTACCCTCCAAAAGTGAGCGTGAGTAAGTTAGTCAATTCTTTAAAAGGCGTTAGCAGTCGTTTGACTAGACAACACCATTTCAAAAGCGTTGAAGCTAGTTTGTGGGGGAAGCATTTATGGTCGCCTAGTTATTTCGCTGGGAGTTGTGGGGGCGTGCCTTTAGAGATGATTAAGCAATACATACAAGAGCAAGAAACACCGCATTAA
- a CDS encoding PAP2 family protein gives MVFDRTISVREKKAAKTLGIIGIVFFILFGIVISGVAFQKEWVQQLDLFFIDLIRNPAPIQKSTWLSFVFFSTWFAQSKLTTPIALLIGLWFGFQKRIALGVWFFFSILLGEFTLKSLKLLVARPRPVTNGELVFAHGFSFPSGHALASALFYGSLALLLCYSNANNRTKTIGAIILLFWIVLMAYDRVYLGVHYPSDVLGGFLLGIAWSCCSLALYLGFLKRPYKAA, from the coding sequence ATGGTATTTGACAGAACAATCAGCGTAAGAGAAAAAAAAGCGGCTAAAACGCTTGGGATTATTGGGATCGTCTTTTTTATTTTGTTTGGCATCGTAATAAGCGGGGTGGCTTTTCAAAAAGAGTGGGTGCAACAATTGGATTTGTTTTTTATAGACTTGATCCGCAACCCAGCCCCCATTCAAAAAAGCACGTGGCTTTCTTTCGTGTTTTTTAGCACATGGTTTGCGCAAAGCAAGCTCACCACTCCTATAGCCTTACTCATTGGCTTGTGGTTTGGGTTTCAAAAACGCATCGCTTTGGGGGTGTGGTTTTTCTTTAGCATCTTATTGGGTGAATTCACCTTAAAATCTCTTAAGCTTTTAGTGGCGCGCCCACGGCCTGTAACCAATGGCGAATTGGTTTTTGCGCATGGCTTTAGTTTCCCTAGCGGGCATGCTTTAGCTTCAGCGCTTTTTTACGGCTCTTTGGCGTTGTTGTTATGCTATTCTAACGCAAACAATCGCACCAAAACTATCGGCGCTATCATTTTACTTTTTTGGATTGTTTTAATGGCGTATGATAGGGTTTATTTAGGGGTGCATTACCCTAGCGATGTTTTAGGAGGGTTTTTGTTAGGGATTGCTTGGTCGTGTTGCTCTTTAGCACTTTATTTGGGGTTTTTGAAACGCCCTTATAAAGCCGCTTAA
- a CDS encoding HrgA protein yields MKPQDIEIVQSVLEITGPISPTEVYDKAKELFEKGEITNMFDYGGKTPHQSVSSLIYTALNKGEELPFFKVQEKPVLIALKSAAKEPVLNIEKPGVSSVKIVHNKIMHERDLHPFLTYMAINNENLKCYTKTIFHEESSKSSKGMDRWLYPDMVGVRFLHAELSNENLIAFSKKFDTLPVKLVSFELKKEISVNNCRECYFQAISNSSWANEGYLVGHHIDTHNPKLMDLLKRLHASFGIGVIDLRTDEDKSAILLNAKYKEKIDYTVALELSEKNPKFSGFLKSVVDYDPNYQHRYKDEFDEVKKKEELYPNPSLSF; encoded by the coding sequence ATGAAACCGCAAGACATTGAAATCGTTCAAAGCGTTTTAGAGATCACAGGGCCGATTAGCCCTACTGAAGTGTATGATAAAGCCAAAGAGCTTTTTGAAAAAGGCGAGATTACAAACATGTTTGATTATGGGGGCAAAACTCCACACCAGAGTGTTAGCTCCCTTATTTATACCGCCTTAAACAAGGGCGAAGAACTACCCTTTTTTAAGGTGCAAGAAAAGCCGGTTTTAATCGCTTTAAAAAGCGCGGCTAAAGAGCCGGTTTTAAACATTGAAAAGCCCGGCGTTTCAAGCGTTAAAATCGTGCATAATAAAATCATGCATGAAAGGGATTTGCACCCCTTTTTAACCTACATGGCTATTAATAATGAAAATTTGAAATGCTACACGAAAACCATTTTTCATGAAGAGAGTTCAAAATCGTCAAAAGGCATGGACAGGTGGCTTTATCCGGACATGGTGGGGGTTAGGTTTTTGCACGCTGAATTGTCTAATGAAAATTTAATCGCTTTTTCTAAGAAATTTGACACTTTGCCCGTTAAACTGGTGAGCTTTGAATTGAAAAAAGAAATCAGCGTGAATAATTGCAGGGAGTGTTATTTTCAAGCGATTTCTAATAGCTCGTGGGCTAATGAGGGGTATTTAGTGGGCCATCATATTGATACGCATAATCCCAAACTCATGGATTTGTTGAAGCGTTTGCATGCGAGTTTTGGGATTGGCGTGATTGATTTGAGAACTGATGAGGACAAAAGCGCTATTTTATTGAACGCTAAATACAAAGAAAAAATTGATTACACCGTGGCTTTAGAGCTTAGCGAGAAAAATCCAAAATTCAGCGGTTTTTTAAAGAGCGTCGTGGATTATGACCCAAATTACCAACACCGCTATAAAGATGAATTTGATGAGGTTAAAAAGAAAGAGGAGCTATACCCTAACCCATCGCTTTCTTTTTAA
- a CDS encoding ATP-binding cassette domain-containing protein: MLQTINLTQRYATKKLFENVNIKLDKNKRYGLIGANGAGKSTFLKILSKSIDCSSGEVIITSGMKMGVLGQDQYAFEDLSLKDAVLIGNKRLYDAIKEKERLYIEGDLSDDKVNARLGELETICVEEDPMYECEVAIEKILEDLGIPSSKHNDLMKTLPSSDKFKILLAQVLFPKPDILLLDEPTNNLDLNAIEWLENNLKRHEGTMVVISHDRHFLNAVCTHILDLDFHSVREFSGNYDDWYIASTLIIKQQEAERNKKLKEKEELEKFIARFSANASKAKQATSRQKQLDKLDIQSLAVSSRRDPSIIFKPKRTIGNEALECENVSKSYDGQMVLNQVSLKVMPKDKIALIGPNGVGKSTLCKILVEELKPDKGVVKWGATVSKGYFPQNVSEEISGEETLYQWLFNFNKKIESAEVRNALGRMLFNGEEQEKCVNALSGGEKHRMVLSKLMLEGGNFLVLDEPTNHLDLEAIIALGEALFKFDGALICISHDRELIDAYANRIIELVPSPKGASIIDFKGSYEEYLASKK; this comes from the coding sequence ATGTTGCAAACCATCAACTTAACGCAACGCTATGCGACTAAAAAATTGTTTGAAAACGTGAATATCAAGCTGGATAAAAACAAACGCTACGGACTGATTGGGGCTAATGGCGCAGGAAAGTCCACTTTTTTAAAGATTTTAAGCAAGAGCATTGATTGCAGCAGTGGGGAAGTCATCATCACAAGCGGCATGAAAATGGGGGTTTTAGGGCAGGATCAATACGCTTTTGAAGATTTGAGCCTTAAAGATGCGGTTTTGATAGGCAATAAGCGTTTGTATGACGCTATCAAAGAAAAAGAGCGCTTATACATTGAAGGCGATTTGAGCGATGATAAAGTGAATGCCAGATTAGGGGAGTTAGAAACCATTTGCGTGGAAGAAGATCCCATGTATGAATGCGAGGTGGCGATTGAAAAAATCCTAGAAGATTTAGGCATTCCTAGCTCTAAACACAACGATCTGATGAAAACCCTGCCAAGCAGCGATAAATTTAAAATCCTTCTCGCTCAAGTCTTGTTCCCTAAACCGGATATTTTGCTTTTAGATGAGCCTACGAACAACCTGGATTTAAACGCCATTGAATGGCTAGAAAACAACCTCAAACGCCATGAAGGCACGATGGTAGTCATTAGCCATGATAGGCATTTTTTAAATGCGGTATGCACGCATATTTTGGATTTGGATTTTCACAGCGTGCGCGAATTTAGCGGGAATTATGACGATTGGTATATCGCTTCCACTCTGATTATTAAACAGCAAGAGGCCGAACGCAATAAAAAACTCAAAGAAAAAGAAGAGCTAGAAAAATTCATCGCTCGTTTTAGCGCTAACGCTTCTAAAGCCAAGCAAGCCACAAGCCGCCAAAAACAACTGGATAAATTAGACATTCAAAGCTTAGCGGTATCCAGCAGGAGGGATCCTAGCATTATTTTTAAACCCAAACGCACCATTGGGAATGAAGCCTTAGAGTGCGAAAATGTCTCTAAAAGTTATGATGGGCAAATGGTTTTAAATCAAGTGAGCCTGAAAGTGATGCCTAAAGATAAAATCGCTCTCATAGGGCCAAACGGCGTGGGTAAATCCACGCTTTGTAAAATTCTAGTAGAAGAGTTAAAGCCTGATAAGGGCGTGGTGAAATGGGGAGCGACCGTTTCAAAAGGCTATTTCCCTCAAAACGTGAGCGAAGAAATTAGCGGCGAAGAGACCTTGTATCAATGGCTTTTTAATTTCAATAAAAAGATTGAAAGCGCTGAGGTTAGGAACGCTTTAGGGAGGATGCTGTTTAATGGCGAAGAGCAAGAAAAGTGCGTGAACGCTTTAAGTGGGGGCGAAAAGCACCGAATGGTTTTATCCAAGCTCATGCTAGAGGGGGGGAATTTTTTAGTCTTAGATGAGCCAACCAACCACCTAGATTTAGAAGCGATTATCGCACTAGGTGAAGCGCTCTTTAAATTTGATGGGGCGCTGATTTGCATAAGCCATGACAGAGAGCTTATTGATGCGTATGCTAACAGGATTATTGAATTAGTCCCAAGCCCTAAAGGCGCTTCAATCATTGATTTTAAAGGCAGTTATGAAGAGTATTTAGCGAGCAAAAAATGA
- a CDS encoding GMP reductase: MNIKRIVSLKVFDYEDVQLIPNKCIVNSRSECDTTVILGKHAFKMPIVPANMQTIINESIAEFLAKNGYFYIMHRFDGAKRIPFVKKMKERQLISSISVGVKKEECLFVEELAKQGLAPDYITIDIAHGHSNSVIEMIQRIKTRLPETFVIAGNVGTPEAVRELENAGADATKVGIGPGKVCITKIKTGFGTGGWQLAALRWCAKAARKPIIADGGIRTHGDIAKSIRFGATMVMIGSLFAGHEESSGETKIENGVAYKEYFGSASEFQKGEKKNVEGKKIWIQHKGSLKDTLVEMHQDLQSSISYAGGRDLEAIRKVDYVIVKNSIFNGDTI, translated from the coding sequence ATGAATATCAAAAGGATCGTATCATTGAAAGTGTTTGATTACGAAGACGTCCAACTCATTCCTAATAAATGCATCGTGAATAGCCGTTCAGAGTGCGATACGACCGTTATTCTAGGCAAACATGCGTTTAAAATGCCCATAGTCCCAGCCAACATGCAAACAATCATCAACGAATCGATCGCAGAATTTCTAGCAAAAAATGGCTATTTCTATATCATGCATCGCTTTGATGGAGCAAAAAGAATCCCGTTTGTCAAAAAGATGAAGGAACGCCAATTAATTAGTTCGATCAGCGTTGGGGTGAAAAAGGAGGAATGTCTTTTTGTAGAAGAGTTGGCCAAGCAAGGATTAGCGCCAGACTATATCACGATCGATATTGCGCATGGCCATTCAAATTCTGTCATTGAAATGATCCAACGCATCAAAACGCGTTTGCCCGAAACTTTTGTGATTGCCGGGAACGTTGGCACGCCAGAAGCGGTCCGTGAATTAGAGAACGCCGGCGCTGACGCTACGAAAGTCGGTATCGGGCCTGGGAAAGTGTGTATCACTAAAATCAAAACAGGCTTTGGCACGGGTGGTTGGCAACTAGCGGCTCTTAGGTGGTGCGCTAAAGCGGCAAGAAAGCCCATTATTGCAGATGGCGGCATTCGCACGCATGGGGATATTGCAAAATCCATACGCTTTGGCGCGACAATGGTGATGATTGGCTCGCTTTTTGCAGGGCATGAAGAATCATCTGGAGAAACAAAAATAGAAAATGGTGTCGCATACAAAGAATATTTCGGTTCGGCATCAGAGTTCCAAAAAGGTGAAAAGAAAAATGTTGAAGGTAAGAAAATTTGGATCCAACATAAAGGATCGTTAAAAGACACGCTGGTTGAAATGCATCAAGATTTGCAATCTTCAATCTCCTATGCAGGCGGGAGAGACCTTGAAGCGATCCGGAAAGTGGATTACGTGATTGTGAAAAATTCAATTTTCAATGGGGACACGATCTAA
- the gmhA gene encoding D-sedoheptulose 7-phosphate isomerase gives MIDDLIQKEFLAHKEALEKSLESLQEALKQSVHLLIETLENQGKILICGNGGSASDAQHFAAELTGRYKLERKGLSAISLNTDTSALTAIANDYGYEEVFARQVEALGNKEDVLIGISTSGNSKNVLKAYEKAKDLGMKTLSLAGRDGGKMKPLSDIALIVPSGDTPRIQEMHILMIHILCDCIERHFARKN, from the coding sequence ATGATTGATGATTTAATCCAAAAAGAATTTTTAGCCCATAAGGAAGCGTTAGAAAAAAGTTTAGAAAGTTTGCAAGAAGCGTTAAAGCAAAGCGTTCATCTTTTGATAGAAACTTTAGAAAATCAAGGGAAAATCCTTATTTGCGGTAATGGGGGGAGCGCGAGCGACGCGCAGCATTTTGCCGCTGAATTGACCGGGCGCTATAAATTAGAAAGGAAAGGCTTGAGTGCGATAAGCCTTAATACCGATACCTCAGCTCTCACCGCCATTGCGAACGATTATGGTTATGAAGAAGTGTTCGCCAGACAAGTGGAAGCGCTAGGGAATAAAGAAGATGTTTTAATAGGGATTTCTACAAGCGGTAATTCCAAAAATGTCCTGAAAGCTTATGAAAAAGCCAAAGATTTAGGGATGAAAACGCTTAGCTTAGCGGGGCGTGATGGGGGGAAAATGAAGCCTTTAAGCGATATAGCGTTGATCGTCCCTAGTGGTGACACCCCACGAATCCAAGAAATGCACATTCTTATGATCCACATCTTATGCGATTGCATTGAAAGGCATTTCGCTCGTAAAAATTAG